From the genome of Pelobacter propionicus DSM 2379, one region includes:
- the ccsB gene encoding c-type cytochrome biogenesis protein CcsB, translating to MSKFFFYCTLVLYGGATLAYLIYLLRTTPLLATWAHRLISAGFIAHLLSTIHRAVLTGQLPLTSMHESLSFFSLAIVGAFIFFERSYRVAILGSFVTPLALLAIIASSALPDEIRHISPILRSNWFWGHALMAFISYAAFTITFATSAMYLLQEHFLKRKRFGALFRKLPSLEIMDDISYRCLTIGFPLLTLAIISGAIWSVQAGGNYWNWADRKQVWSMITWFIYAALLHGRLTTGWRGRRAALLSILGFIVLLITFFGMRHSVTW from the coding sequence ATGAGCAAATTTTTTTTCTACTGTACCCTCGTCCTGTACGGGGGGGCCACCCTGGCCTACCTGATCTATCTGCTCAGGACAACGCCACTGCTGGCAACCTGGGCCCACCGGCTGATCTCGGCCGGATTCATCGCCCATCTGCTCTCCACCATCCACCGCGCCGTCCTCACCGGCCAGCTGCCGCTGACCAGCATGCACGAATCGCTCTCCTTCTTCAGCCTGGCCATCGTGGGGGCGTTCATCTTCTTCGAGCGCAGTTACCGGGTGGCCATACTGGGGTCATTCGTCACCCCCCTGGCGCTCTTGGCAATCATCGCCTCCAGCGCCCTGCCGGACGAGATCAGGCATATCTCCCCCATACTGCGCAGCAACTGGTTCTGGGGCCACGCCCTGATGGCGTTCATAAGCTACGCCGCCTTTACCATTACCTTTGCCACCTCGGCCATGTACCTGCTCCAGGAACATTTCCTGAAGAGGAAGCGCTTCGGCGCCCTGTTCCGCAAGCTGCCGTCGCTGGAAATCATGGACGACATCAGCTATCGCTGCCTGACCATCGGTTTCCCGCTCCTGACCCTGGCCATCATCTCCGGCGCCATCTGGTCGGTACAGGCGGGCGGGAATTACTGGAACTGGGCCGACCGCAAGCAGGTCTGGTCCATGATCACCTGGTTCATCTACGCCGCGCTGCTGCACGGGAGGCTGACCACCGGCTGGCGGGGACGGCGGGCTGCGCTGCTCTCCATCCTCGGGTTCATCGTCCTTTTGATCACCTTTTTCGGCATGAGGCACAGCGTCACATGGTAG
- a CDS encoding precorrin-2 dehydrogenase/sirohydrochlorin ferrochelatase family protein, translated as MPYLTLNIDIQDRTALVVGGGTVALRKVGTLLAAGARVQVVAPALAEGLETLRQLGAISVRSASYAPADLEGVFLAVAASDNREVNAGVARDARERGILVAVANAPKLGTCTFPAILRRGELEIAVSSGGRCPAFSVQVRDRIAAVIGEEYATALERLAAEREKLLTEGNGSTYNAKLVRFQAERVLGQLAVDRDGA; from the coding sequence ATGCCGTATCTGACGCTCAATATCGATATTCAGGATCGCACCGCCCTGGTCGTGGGAGGGGGAACGGTCGCCCTGCGCAAGGTGGGTACCCTGCTGGCGGCGGGGGCGCGCGTGCAGGTGGTGGCGCCGGCCCTGGCCGAGGGGCTGGAGACGCTGCGGCAATTGGGCGCTATCTCCGTGCGCAGCGCCTCCTACGCTCCGGCCGACCTGGAGGGGGTCTTCCTGGCGGTGGCCGCCAGCGACAACCGGGAAGTGAACGCCGGGGTCGCCCGTGACGCGCGGGAGCGGGGCATCCTGGTGGCCGTGGCCAATGCGCCGAAGCTGGGTACCTGCACCTTCCCGGCCATCCTGCGGCGGGGAGAGCTGGAAATCGCCGTCTCCAGCGGCGGGCGCTGCCCCGCCTTTTCCGTACAGGTCAGGGACCGCATCGCCGCGGTGATCGGCGAGGAGTACGCCACGGCCCTGGAACGGCTGGCCGCGGAGCGCGAAAAGCTGTTGACGGAGGGGAATGGCAGCACCTACAATGCAAAACTTGTGCGTTTTCAGGCAGAGCGTGTGCTGGGCCAGCTGGCCGTTGACAGGGATGGGGCATGA
- the trxA gene encoding thioredoxin: MASDKVLALNDANFERDVLQSDLPVLVDFWATWCSPCKAIAPLIDAVADEYAGKIKVGKVNVDENPSTPGKYGVRGIPTLVLFKGGVVVDQVVGAIPKSQLEALIAKAF; this comes from the coding sequence ATGGCCAGCGACAAGGTACTTGCGTTAAATGACGCCAATTTCGAACGGGATGTACTGCAGTCAGACCTGCCGGTTCTGGTTGATTTCTGGGCCACCTGGTGCTCACCCTGCAAGGCGATTGCCCCGCTGATCGACGCAGTGGCGGACGAATATGCCGGCAAGATCAAGGTAGGCAAGGTCAATGTTGACGAGAACCCCTCAACCCCGGGAAAATACGGCGTCCGCGGCATCCCGACCCTGGTGCTGTTCAAGGGTGGCGTCGTGGTGGATCAGGTCGTCGGCGCCATCCCCAAATCCCAGCTGGAAGCCCTGATCGCCAAGGCATTCTGA
- a CDS encoding TlpA disulfide reductase family protein — MGLVRLLRRHAPALLVLLILFPAAAHTVPLAGQPSPPFKAITTTGQEVSLDTYRGHVLLLDFFATWCIPCRVSVPHVVEMKLKYGRQGLQVLGLSADDDGGEAFRSFVNELRINYPLAPASQAVQSAFGIRSLPVMLVIDSRGVVREIYRNFNDEVGRSMELLIRRLLTEQ; from the coding sequence ATGGGATTGGTCCGGCTGCTCCGCCGACATGCCCCGGCGCTGCTCGTCCTGCTGATCCTCTTCCCGGCGGCGGCCCATACTGTGCCGCTGGCCGGACAGCCCTCCCCCCCTTTCAAGGCGATCACCACCACCGGCCAGGAGGTATCCCTGGATACCTACCGCGGCCATGTGCTGCTGCTGGATTTCTTCGCCACCTGGTGCATCCCCTGCCGCGTCTCGGTGCCGCACGTTGTCGAGATGAAGCTCAAGTACGGCAGGCAGGGGCTCCAGGTGCTCGGCCTGAGCGCCGACGACGACGGAGGCGAGGCCTTCAGGTCGTTCGTGAACGAGCTGCGCATCAACTATCCCCTGGCGCCGGCAAGCCAGGCGGTGCAGTCAGCCTTCGGCATCCGCTCGCTTCCGGTCATGCTGGTGATCGACAGCCGCGGGGTGGTGCGAGAGATCTACCGGAACTTCAACGATGAGGTCGGCCGCTCCATGGAGCTCCTGATCAGGCGGCTGCTCACGGAGCAGTAA
- the truA gene encoding tRNA pseudouridine(38-40) synthase TruA has translation MRTIKLTIEYDGTNYAGWQVQPNGLAVQQVLEEALLRLLGERVRLRSSGRTDAGVHARAMVASFTTSRSLPLQAFVGGANRFLPDDIAILSAAEAAPEFRPIQDARSKWYRYTIYNAPVRSPLRRLFSWHVREPLDTDAMQLAAHHFPGRHDFAAFRASNCAAKTTLRRIDSVTIASEGELIVIDVIGEGFLKNMVRVMAGTLVDVGRGRFEPERVAWLLENPDRKKAGVTAPACGLCLMDVSY, from the coding sequence ATGCGCACCATCAAACTGACCATAGAGTACGACGGCACCAATTACGCCGGCTGGCAGGTCCAGCCCAACGGCCTGGCCGTGCAGCAGGTGCTCGAGGAGGCGTTGCTGCGGCTCCTGGGGGAGCGGGTGCGGCTGCGCTCTTCGGGACGCACCGATGCCGGCGTGCATGCCCGCGCCATGGTGGCCTCTTTCACCACCAGCCGGTCGCTTCCCCTGCAGGCGTTCGTGGGCGGGGCCAACCGCTTCCTTCCCGACGACATCGCCATCCTCTCCGCGGCCGAGGCGGCGCCGGAGTTCAGGCCGATCCAGGACGCGCGAAGCAAATGGTATCGCTACACCATCTACAACGCGCCGGTGCGCTCCCCTCTGCGGCGCCTGTTCAGCTGGCACGTGCGCGAGCCGCTGGACACGGATGCCATGCAGCTGGCCGCGCATCATTTCCCGGGGCGCCACGACTTCGCCGCCTTCCGCGCCTCCAACTGCGCGGCAAAGACGACGCTGCGACGGATCGACTCCGTAACCATCGCCAGTGAAGGGGAACTGATCGTCATCGACGTGATCGGGGAGGGGTTTCTGAAGAACATGGTGCGGGTCATGGCGGGAACTCTGGTGGATGTGGGGCGGGGGAGGTTCGAGCCGGAACGGGTCGCCTGGCTGCTGGAGAATCCGGACAGGAAAAAGGCCGGCGTGACGGCGCCGGCCTGCGGACTCTGCCTGATGGATGTCAGCTACTGA
- the hslO gene encoding Hsp33 family molecular chaperone HslO, translated as MGDHIIRSLSVSGGIRILVCDVALLTREICRLHGASPTVSIALGRGLAGGALMGALLKPGQRLALKFEANGPLRKMIVEADSDGAVRASVANPTAEAEPLEGRWNVAGVLGRAGFLTVSKDLGLGGQPYQGTVQLCSSEIGDDLAYYLADSEQTPSAVGLGAALDEDGLISVCGGFLVQALPGVDEAERDRVTDNIASLPPLSSLLREGGTQKLLELLFDSVAYTRLETRELFFRCGCGREKVERALLSLGGAELWDMGTREGEARVTCEFCRQSYQFDADELKALAETATLTRIHEEHEHLQQ; from the coding sequence ATGGGTGATCACATTATCCGCTCCTTGAGCGTCTCCGGCGGCATCAGGATACTGGTCTGCGATGTCGCCCTGCTGACCCGGGAAATCTGCCGTCTGCACGGCGCATCGCCAACGGTGAGCATTGCCCTGGGGCGCGGCCTGGCCGGCGGGGCGCTGATGGGCGCCCTGCTCAAGCCGGGACAGAGGCTGGCTCTCAAGTTCGAGGCAAACGGCCCGCTGCGGAAGATGATCGTCGAGGCGGACAGCGATGGCGCGGTGCGGGCCAGCGTGGCCAACCCGACCGCCGAGGCGGAGCCGCTGGAGGGGCGCTGGAACGTTGCCGGAGTGTTGGGCCGAGCCGGATTCCTGACGGTGAGCAAAGACCTGGGCTTGGGGGGGCAACCGTACCAGGGCACGGTGCAACTCTGCAGCAGCGAAATCGGCGACGACCTGGCCTACTACCTGGCCGATTCGGAGCAGACGCCGTCCGCGGTGGGGCTGGGGGCGGCACTAGATGAAGACGGCCTGATCTCCGTCTGCGGCGGCTTCCTGGTCCAGGCTCTGCCCGGCGTGGATGAGGCCGAACGGGACAGGGTCACGGACAACATTGCCTCCCTGCCCCCCCTCTCATCCCTGTTGCGGGAAGGGGGGACGCAAAAGCTGCTGGAGCTGCTCTTCGATTCCGTGGCCTACACCCGCCTGGAAACGCGGGAGCTATTCTTCCGCTGCGGCTGCGGCCGGGAGAAGGTGGAGCGGGCCCTGCTCTCCCTGGGGGGCGCCGAGCTGTGGGACATGGGCACCAGGGAAGGGGAGGCCCGGGTGACCTGCGAGTTCTGTCGCCAGAGCTATCAGTTCGATGCCGATGAACTGAAAGCGCTGGCAGAGACGGCAACCCTCACACGAATACACGAAGAGCATGAACATTTACAACAATAA
- a CDS encoding capsule assembly Wzi family protein, whose protein sequence is MNKRLFLVCPLLSLLLCISFPASSCWALASNNIPLDSPLYGYLDKLAGYGLIGSDFKGIRPFSKAEAARLLQEAQGNIQQSPDPVPPLVAQLMVRIRELIPREASLREQPDMKPPLISFDPKSSMRLRYAYLDGTPRNYKRQVHDPGDDGVFGIGSGLRPKNPYPSPATQRGSEGTPLMANNNGIVYREGHNAELRWAVEGHLGGDVSGLLETSLLYSKSGSDADLELNRGYVKLGGGSLELEAGKDENWLGLGYRGAITLSNNAENMTQVKLSSPEPFRVKYVGDMKFALIGSRLDKTVTDGEERQPWFYALKLSAKPTSNLEIGFNLGRQVGGPGVNNSLGDMVRGLVGGTGADNSNGMAGFEMRYRIPWLRNTELYGEFSGEDTAAFWPIVESYLAGIYIPRLTSDGKNDFRFEFFQGNRILYTNSTFPAGYLYKNMPIGHSQGGATRDYYSRFCHWFGVRNNLALEYIYTTRGESGRMPGQAVEYKHAGRVSWTLPVYGDLDAQATYGIEKVSNLNLENGDDRTNQLVSIELRYRY, encoded by the coding sequence ATGAACAAACGTCTTTTCCTGGTCTGCCCCCTTCTCAGCCTCCTACTGTGCATCTCCTTCCCGGCCTCATCCTGCTGGGCGCTCGCCTCCAACAACATCCCCCTGGACAGCCCGCTGTACGGTTATCTGGACAAGCTTGCCGGATACGGTTTGATTGGCAGTGATTTCAAGGGTATCAGGCCGTTCAGCAAGGCCGAGGCCGCGCGGCTGCTGCAGGAGGCGCAGGGTAACATCCAACAGTCGCCCGACCCCGTTCCCCCCCTGGTCGCCCAGCTGATGGTGCGTATCCGTGAACTCATCCCCCGGGAAGCTTCGCTCAGGGAACAGCCGGACATGAAGCCGCCCCTGATCAGCTTCGATCCGAAGTCATCCATGCGCCTGCGCTATGCCTATCTGGATGGTACGCCCCGCAACTACAAGCGCCAGGTGCATGATCCCGGCGATGACGGCGTCTTCGGCATTGGCTCGGGACTGCGCCCCAAGAATCCCTATCCCTCGCCGGCAACCCAGCGCGGCAGCGAGGGGACGCCGCTCATGGCCAATAACAACGGCATCGTCTACCGCGAGGGACATAATGCCGAGCTGCGCTGGGCGGTGGAGGGGCACCTGGGTGGGGACGTCTCCGGCCTGCTGGAGACCTCCCTGCTCTACTCCAAAAGTGGATCGGATGCGGACCTTGAGCTGAACCGGGGCTATGTCAAGTTGGGGGGAGGGTCGCTGGAGCTGGAGGCGGGCAAGGATGAGAACTGGCTGGGGCTGGGGTATCGCGGCGCCATCACCCTTTCCAACAATGCCGAAAACATGACCCAGGTCAAGCTCTCCAGCCCGGAACCGTTCAGGGTCAAGTACGTGGGCGACATGAAGTTCGCCCTGATCGGCTCCCGTCTGGATAAAACCGTAACCGATGGAGAAGAGCGCCAGCCCTGGTTCTATGCCTTGAAGCTGTCAGCCAAGCCGACATCCAACCTGGAGATTGGTTTCAACCTGGGCAGGCAGGTGGGCGGTCCGGGGGTTAACAACAGCCTGGGAGACATGGTGCGAGGGCTTGTCGGCGGCACCGGCGCGGACAACTCCAACGGCATGGCCGGTTTCGAGATGCGCTACCGCATCCCCTGGCTGCGCAATACCGAGCTGTACGGCGAGTTTTCCGGCGAAGATACGGCGGCCTTCTGGCCCATTGTGGAGAGTTATCTGGCCGGCATCTACATACCCCGGCTGACCTCTGACGGCAAAAACGACTTCCGCTTCGAATTCTTTCAGGGCAACCGGATCCTCTACACCAACAGCACCTTCCCCGCCGGTTACCTGTACAAGAACATGCCCATCGGCCACTCCCAGGGGGGAGCCACCCGGGACTACTACAGCCGCTTCTGCCACTGGTTCGGCGTGCGCAACAACCTGGCGCTGGAGTACATTTACACCACCCGCGGCGAAAGCGGCCGCATGCCTGGCCAGGCGGTGGAATACAAGCATGCCGGCCGCGTCTCCTGGACCCTGCCGGTGTACGGCGACCTGGATGCCCAGGCGACCTACGGCATCGAGAAGGTCTCCAACCTGAACCTGGAGAACGGCGATGACAGGACCAACCAGCTGGTCAGCATCGAGCTGAGATACCGCTACTGA
- a CDS encoding polysaccharide biosynthesis protein produces MYYPRMVREKRFWRILLFKVCLIAFSLLLAFLLRFDFSIPSADWRLFAQLLAPLLMIKIAVFWKMGLNHGWWRYVSIADVIEIFKANVFASALFVLYVAFSRGMTGIPRSVLLLDGLLCFLLGCGVRLVTRAYRENYFPMPTMQENNLKRVLVVGAGSAGQAIVREMRQNPSLAISVVGFIDDDPEKQEQHFHGVPVLGGQENLDPVCRERGVAEVIIAIPSATGKQVRSIVDRCRQAGVTFKTLPGVGDLIGGNVTVQQIKDVDLDDLLGREPITLDIERIKSYLQGKRILVTGAAGSIGSEICRQVARFNPDKLILLDVAETPLFFLERELAERFPALHLATVIGDIRARTLLNATFDEFLPEVVFHAAAYKHVPMMEANPEAAANNNVRGTRVVADAAHQFGVKHFVMISTDKAVNPTNIMGASKRAAELYVQNLARRSTTNYVTVRFGNVLGSNGSVIPIFRQQIKRGGPVTVTHPEVIRYFMTIPEAAQLVLQAGSMGKGGEIFLLDMGEPVKILTLAEEMIRLSGFRPYEDIDISFTGLRPGEKLYEELLLAGEGIRPTCHAKIMVAQATLREWYTLNRQLDELYRATQRADTGRIVSLIEEIVPEYCCQRKPVVLASKKNPEQPAVFPTAKPDSAAHPAFMLNP; encoded by the coding sequence ATGTACTACCCACGCATGGTCAGGGAAAAACGCTTCTGGCGCATCCTGCTGTTCAAAGTCTGCCTGATCGCCTTTTCGCTGCTGTTGGCCTTTTTGCTGCGCTTCGACTTCTCCATTCCCTCCGCCGACTGGCGGCTTTTTGCGCAACTCCTTGCACCACTCCTGATGATCAAAATTGCTGTTTTCTGGAAGATGGGGCTCAACCATGGCTGGTGGCGCTATGTTTCCATTGCCGACGTGATCGAGATCTTCAAGGCCAATGTCTTCGCCTCGGCCCTGTTCGTGCTGTACGTGGCCTTCAGCCGTGGCATGACGGGAATCCCCCGTTCCGTGCTCCTGCTGGACGGGCTGCTCTGCTTTCTCCTCGGTTGTGGCGTTCGCCTGGTTACCCGTGCCTACCGCGAAAACTACTTCCCCATGCCGACGATGCAGGAGAACAACCTGAAGAGGGTGCTGGTGGTGGGCGCCGGCTCTGCCGGCCAGGCCATCGTGCGGGAGATGCGCCAGAATCCTTCCCTGGCTATTTCGGTTGTCGGTTTCATCGACGACGACCCCGAAAAGCAGGAACAGCACTTCCATGGCGTGCCGGTACTGGGCGGACAGGAAAATCTGGACCCTGTTTGCCGGGAACGTGGCGTTGCCGAAGTCATCATTGCCATACCCTCCGCCACCGGCAAACAGGTGCGGAGTATCGTCGACCGCTGCCGTCAAGCGGGTGTTACCTTCAAGACGCTGCCGGGCGTGGGCGACCTGATTGGCGGAAACGTGACCGTGCAGCAGATAAAGGATGTGGATCTGGATGACCTGCTGGGGCGCGAGCCGATAACGCTGGATATCGAGAGGATCAAGAGTTACCTGCAGGGAAAGAGAATCCTGGTTACCGGTGCGGCCGGCAGCATCGGCAGCGAGATTTGCCGCCAGGTGGCCCGCTTCAACCCGGACAAGCTGATTCTGCTGGATGTGGCGGAAACGCCGCTCTTCTTTCTGGAGCGGGAGCTGGCCGAGCGTTTTCCCGCCCTGCATCTGGCCACCGTGATCGGCGATATCCGTGCCCGTACCCTGCTTAACGCCACCTTCGACGAGTTTCTGCCGGAAGTGGTCTTCCACGCCGCAGCCTACAAGCATGTGCCCATGATGGAGGCCAATCCCGAGGCCGCGGCCAACAACAACGTGCGCGGCACCAGGGTCGTCGCCGATGCCGCCCACCAGTTCGGCGTCAAACACTTCGTGATGATCTCCACGGACAAGGCGGTAAATCCCACCAATATCATGGGCGCCTCCAAGCGGGCAGCCGAGCTGTACGTGCAGAACCTGGCCAGGAGGAGCACAACTAATTACGTAACCGTCCGTTTCGGCAATGTGCTGGGGAGCAATGGCAGCGTTATCCCCATCTTCCGCCAACAGATCAAGAGGGGCGGGCCGGTGACGGTCACCCATCCCGAGGTCATCCGCTATTTCATGACCATTCCCGAGGCAGCCCAGCTAGTCCTGCAGGCCGGGAGCATGGGCAAGGGGGGAGAGATCTTCCTGCTGGACATGGGGGAGCCGGTCAAGATCCTGACCCTGGCCGAGGAGATGATTCGACTTTCAGGATTCCGCCCCTACGAGGATATCGATATCAGCTTCACCGGCCTGAGGCCCGGGGAAAAGCTGTACGAGGAGCTGCTCCTGGCCGGCGAGGGGATCCGACCCACCTGCCACGCAAAGATCATGGTAGCCCAGGCGACCCTCCGCGAATGGTATACCCTCAACCGCCAGCTTGACGAACTGTACCGTGCCACCCAGCGGGCCGACACGGGCCGGATTGTCAGCCTCATCGAGGAAATCGTTCCCGAGTATTGTTGCCAGCGGAAGCCGGTGGTACTGGCCTCTAAGAAAAATCCGGAGCAGCCTGCCGTATTCCCGACGGCAAAGCCGGACAGTGCGGCACATCCCGCTTTTATGCTCAACCCATGA
- a CDS encoding HepT-like ribonuclease domain-containing protein gives MTQNDYIQNLANDLDLLEKSLSWLQRSYVICQRFGNREEYSADQFDAIEALTSRYARTSDILIQKIFRSIDKVELEDQGTMLDVVNRADKRGLFESIDEIRGIRDLRNKIAHEYSKEDLERLFEDVMRFTPRIHAIAGSVFAYCSRFGITRKEKA, from the coding sequence ATGACACAGAACGACTACATTCAGAATCTTGCCAATGATCTGGATCTGCTGGAAAAATCCCTGTCATGGCTTCAAAGATCATACGTTATCTGTCAACGCTTTGGGAATAGGGAAGAATATTCAGCGGACCAGTTCGATGCCATAGAGGCATTGACCAGCAGGTATGCCAGGACGAGCGATATCCTCATCCAGAAGATTTTTCGGAGCATCGACAAAGTCGAGCTGGAAGATCAGGGAACCATGTTGGATGTGGTCAACCGTGCGGACAAGCGCGGACTGTTCGAATCCATCGACGAGATCCGTGGAATCCGGGATTTGCGGAACAAGATCGCCCATGAGTATTCGAAGGAAGATCTGGAACGGCTATTTGAAGATGTCATGCGTTTCACTCCCCGCATCCATGCAATTGCAGGCTCCGTCTTTGCCTACTGCAGCCGCTTCGGAATTACGCGTAAGGAGAAAGCATGA
- a CDS encoding nucleotidyltransferase family protein — protein MRLSIEEITAIRETVHALDNEARVYLFGSRTDNTKRGGDIDLLVMSQKLTRGDAGKIRWRLWELLGEQKIDIVIAADTTDPFVRVALNEGVLL, from the coding sequence GTGCGCTTATCAATAGAGGAAATTACTGCAATCAGAGAGACCGTCCATGCCTTGGACAACGAGGCACGGGTTTACCTCTTCGGGTCCCGGACCGACAACACAAAGCGGGGAGGAGACATCGATCTGCTGGTTATGTCGCAAAAGCTAACCAGAGGCGATGCGGGAAAGATCCGATGGCGGCTCTGGGAACTCCTGGGCGAGCAGAAGATCGACATCGTTATTGCCGCTGACACAACCGACCCGTTCGTGCGGGTAGCCTTGAACGAGGGGGTACTGCTATGA
- a CDS encoding sugar transferase encodes MKRLLDFCISLFAMFLFSIPMLLVALAVKLTSPGPVLYWSDRVGRNNAIFKMPKFRTMRTDTPAVATHLLGDPDQWLTPVGRFLRTSSLDELPQLWSILAGNMSFVGPRPALYNQDDLIALRTKKGVHMLTPGLTGWAQINGRDELPIPVKVDFDEYYLRHRSFSLDMRILLLTFSKVAKREGVTH; translated from the coding sequence ATGAAACGTCTGCTCGATTTTTGCATATCACTATTTGCTATGTTTCTTTTCTCAATACCCATGCTGCTGGTTGCCCTGGCTGTCAAGCTGACCTCTCCCGGCCCGGTTCTCTACTGGTCCGACCGCGTCGGCAGGAACAATGCCATCTTCAAAATGCCCAAGTTTCGCACCATGCGCACCGACACCCCTGCGGTTGCGACACATCTCCTTGGTGACCCGGACCAATGGCTGACCCCCGTCGGCAGATTCCTGCGCACATCCAGCCTGGATGAGTTGCCACAGCTCTGGAGCATCCTCGCTGGAAACATGAGTTTTGTCGGCCCGCGTCCCGCCCTGTACAACCAGGATGATCTGATCGCACTGCGTACGAAAAAGGGGGTGCACATGCTGACTCCCGGACTGACCGGCTGGGCGCAGATCAACGGCCGAGATGAGCTTCCCATACCGGTCAAGGTCGATTTCGATGAGTATTATCTGCGACACCGCTCTTTTTCGCTGGATATGCGTATTCTGCTGCTGACCTTCTCCAAGGTTGCCAAACGGGAAGGAGTCACGCACTGA
- a CDS encoding glycosyltransferase family 2 protein, producing the protein MTAALDTLIVGCVFLIIYTYLLFPLAIYCLSKILHKEQILMPQICNKPSVAIICAMYNEEDVAEAKITNFKAIAYKNIKMYIGSDGSSDRTNEILADHEDNVSLRTFTYPRRGKVHVINDLIAQTTEEIIVFTDANSMLESEAVERLIYHFYDKSVGAVCGRLHLVDKNGKSGEGFYWRFETMLKRAEGIFKCVVGGNGAIYAVRRELVNQLPADTINDDFTISMSVLLQGYGIAYAEDAIATEEVGKNDSIEFIRHIRDAAGHYRAIRHLLPLLNPCHPKRFFFYVSHRVIRWFVPFLLLLLLFIPIFVWHTFIAKVIFCFELLLYFLAFIEIVTKSKNKLFYIPYYFLYINIAMLIGFFKNMFGIQNVTWERTQRI; encoded by the coding sequence GTGACGGCTGCGTTAGATACCCTGATAGTTGGGTGCGTGTTTCTGATTATTTATACGTACCTGTTATTTCCGCTCGCTATTTACTGCCTGTCTAAAATATTGCATAAAGAGCAAATACTTATGCCACAAATTTGCAACAAGCCATCGGTTGCAATAATTTGTGCAATGTATAATGAAGAGGATGTGGCCGAAGCAAAGATAACTAATTTCAAAGCTATTGCCTATAAAAACATCAAAATGTACATCGGTTCCGACGGGTCTTCCGACAGAACAAATGAAATATTGGCAGATCATGAAGACAATGTCTCATTGAGAACTTTTACATATCCAAGAAGAGGTAAGGTTCATGTCATTAATGACCTAATTGCACAGACAACCGAGGAAATTATAGTGTTCACTGATGCTAACTCAATGTTAGAGTCTGAAGCAGTTGAACGACTTATTTATCATTTCTACGACAAATCAGTTGGAGCAGTATGTGGTCGTTTACACCTTGTTGACAAAAATGGTAAGTCGGGAGAAGGCTTTTACTGGCGCTTTGAAACAATGCTCAAACGTGCAGAAGGTATATTCAAATGCGTAGTTGGAGGTAATGGAGCAATTTATGCTGTTAGACGCGAATTGGTAAATCAGCTTCCAGCGGACACAATAAATGACGATTTTACTATCTCAATGTCAGTTTTACTGCAGGGATACGGTATCGCCTACGCGGAAGACGCCATTGCAACAGAAGAGGTGGGAAAAAATGATTCCATTGAGTTTATTCGCCATATCAGGGATGCGGCAGGACATTACCGTGCTATACGACATTTGCTGCCTCTGTTGAATCCATGTCATCCAAAACGTTTCTTTTTTTACGTCTCACACAGAGTCATCCGCTGGTTCGTACCATTTCTTTTACTACTGTTACTTTTTATCCCAATTTTTGTCTGGCACACATTTATCGCGAAAGTAATATTTTGTTTTGAACTTTTGCTATATTTTCTTGCGTTTATAGAAATAGTAACAAAATCAAAAAACAAGTTGTTTTATATACCATATTATTTCTTATACATAAATATTGCCATGTTGATAGGCTTTTTCAAAAATATGTTTGGAATTCAGAATGTAACGTGGGAAAGAACACAAAGAATTTGA